The Pseudomonas sp. FP2309 genomic sequence AGGTCACCCTGTATATGGGCCTGCAATCGTCCCTGGCCTACATCGTGTTCGGCTGGCTGCCGTCGATCCTGATCGGCCGTGGCCTGAGTGCCACTGAAGCCGGGCTGGCGCTGTCCGGTTCCATCATTGTGCAACTGCTCAGTTCCCTGGCCGCACCGTGGCTGGCCACGCGGGGCAAAGATCAGCGCCTGGCCATCGTGATCGTGATGTTGCTGACGTTGGGTGGCCTGTTCGGTTGCCTGTATGCGCCCCTCGACGGCTTGTGGGGCTGGGCGATCGTGCTCGGCCTGGGGCAGGGCGGTACGTTCAGCCTGGCGCTGACCTTGATCGTGCTGCGCTCGCGGGACTCACATGTCGCCGCGAACCTGTCGAGCATGGCCCAGGGCATCGGTTACACCCTGGCCTCCATGGGGCCGCTGGCGGTTGGCCTGGTGCACGATTGGACCGGTGGATGGGGCGCAACGGGCTGGATTTTCGCGGTGATCGGCCTGGCGGCCATCGCCGCCGGGGTTGGCGCTGGCCGTGCGCTGTACGTAGGCGCCAGCAGCGAGAAAGTCTAGCGTGGCAGCGGTCGCCATAGACTGGGTCATTTGCGTGGCGAATGTCAGTGGCGTTAGCGGCGTGGGCGGCTTATCGTGCGCCTACCTTTACGACGCCAGCGGAGCCTGCCCATGAGCGATGCCCATAACGCCCTGATCACCGAGTTCTACACCGCCTTCCAGCGTCTGGATGCCGAGGCCATGGCCGCCTGCTACACCGACGATGTGGTGTTCAGCGACCCGGCCTTCGGTGAGCTGCGCGGGCGAGACGCCGGCGATATGTGGCGCATGCTCACCACCCGTGCCAAGGACTTCTCCCTGACGTTCGACAACGTGCGCAGCGATGATCGCAGCGGCGGTGCGCATTGGGTGGCCACCTACCTGTTCAGCGCCACCGGCAACACCGTGGTCAACGATATCCAGGCGCGGTTTGTGTTTCGCGACGGCAAGATCTGCGAACACCACGACAGCTTCGACCTGTGGCGCTGGTCGCGCCAGGCCTTGGGCACCAAAGGCCTGCTGCTGGGCTGGACACCGCTGGTGAAAAACGCTGTGCGCGCCCAGGCGAACAAAGGCTTGAAGGCATTTCAGGCCAGTCGTTGATAAGCTTGGCGCTCCTGCGGACTGTTGAATCTACCCGTGACTGATCCTGTTGAACCCAAGCCCTGGTACGTCTACCTGGTGCGTGCCGCCAATGGCTCGTTGTATTGCGGCATCAGCAATGACCCGGTGCGCCGGTTTGCCTCGCACCAGAGCGGCAAGGGCGCGCGGTTTTTCCTGTCCAGCCCGGCGGTGGCGCTGGTGTACACCGAAGTCTGCGCCAGCAAAGGCGAGGCGTTGCGCCAGGAGCGGTTGATCAAGAAATTGAAGAAGAGCGCCAAGGAGTGTCTGGCGGCCAGTGGTTCATTGATCTGACTGATGGGCGGCTATCACACCCACTGAGCCCGTTGCAGGCTAAGCTGCGGGTTCATTTGTCCAGTGGACCCCCAGCATGTCTGAGCTAATCCTGCACCACTACCCCACGTCCCCCTTCGCGGAAAAAGCGCGGCTGCTGCTGGGCTTCAAAGGCCTGTCCTGGCACTCGGTGCATATCTCGCCGGTGATGCCCAAGCCGGACCTGACTGCCCTCACCGGCGGCTACCGCAAGACCCCGGTGCTGCAAGTGGGTGCCGATATCTATTGCGACACCGCCCTGATCGCCCGCCGTCTGGAGCAGGAAAAATTCGCGCCGGCGCTGTTCCCGCTGGGCCAGGAAATGATCACCCAAACCTTCGCCACCTGGGCCGACAGCGTGGTGTTCGCCCACG encodes the following:
- a CDS encoding GIY-YIG nuclease family protein, translating into MTDPVEPKPWYVYLVRAANGSLYCGISNDPVRRFASHQSGKGARFFLSSPAVALVYTEVCASKGEALRQERLIKKLKKSAKECLAASGSLI
- a CDS encoding nuclear transport factor 2 family protein; its protein translation is MSDAHNALITEFYTAFQRLDAEAMAACYTDDVVFSDPAFGELRGRDAGDMWRMLTTRAKDFSLTFDNVRSDDRSGGAHWVATYLFSATGNTVVNDIQARFVFRDGKICEHHDSFDLWRWSRQALGTKGLLLGWTPLVKNAVRAQANKGLKAFQASR